The following are encoded together in the Deinococcus soli (ex Cha et al. 2016) genome:
- a CDS encoding ATP-dependent RecD-like DNA helicase, with the protein MSAAVPTEAFRVTGGVNKVRFRADSGFTVMTARIRNAEGEDPDATVIGVMPPLEAGDTFSADVLMEEHREYGYQYRVLNLVLEAQPADLSEAGIAAYLEARVGGVGKVLAGRIAGTFGAATFDILESDPDRLLQVPGVTASTLHKMTSSWSQQGLERRLLAGLQGLGLSITQAQRAVKHFGEAALERLTADLFTLTEVEGIGFLTADKLWQAQGGALDDPRRLTAAAVYALQQAAQQGGHSYLPRARAEKGVVHYTRVTPAQARLAVETAVELGRLSDDTPPLLDTEDALHDPSRIYLPPTLRAEKKLASLIRTLIATPPAGDEWTVPKGAAKGLSAEQAGVLDLLAEHRLVVLTGGPGTGKSTTTRAVADLAEQLGLEVGLCAPTGKAARRLGEVTGRAASTIHRLLGYGPAGFRHNHLEPAPYDLLIVDEVSMCGDGLMLSLLAAVAPGARVLLVGDTDQLPPVDAGLPLHALTQTAPTVRLTQVYRQAAENPIIRAAHGLLHGQAPAWGDPRLNLTETEPDVGARRVALLVRDMGGPTQVQVLTPMRKGPLGVELLNHHLQSLFNPGEGGVRIGDSHARPGDIVVQTKNDYTNEVFNGTVGTVLKADGSRLTVDFDGNIVELAGAELFNLQLGYALTVHRAQGSEWGTVLGVLHEAHMPMLSRNLVYTALTRARDRFYAVGSATSWQRAATRQREERCTALLERIRGR; encoded by the coding sequence ATGTCTGCTGCCGTTCCAACCGAGGCGTTCCGCGTGACCGGCGGCGTGAATAAAGTGCGGTTCCGCGCCGATTCGGGCTTCACGGTCATGACCGCCCGCATCCGCAACGCCGAGGGCGAGGACCCCGACGCGACCGTGATCGGCGTGATGCCGCCCCTGGAGGCCGGGGACACCTTCAGTGCCGACGTGCTCATGGAGGAGCACCGCGAGTACGGCTACCAGTACCGCGTGCTGAACCTCGTGCTGGAGGCGCAGCCCGCCGACCTGTCCGAGGCGGGCATCGCCGCGTACCTGGAAGCGCGGGTGGGCGGCGTGGGCAAGGTCCTGGCCGGGCGCATCGCGGGGACGTTCGGCGCGGCGACCTTCGACATCCTGGAGAGCGACCCGGACCGACTGCTGCAGGTGCCGGGCGTGACGGCCAGCACGCTGCACAAGATGACCTCCAGCTGGTCGCAGCAGGGCCTGGAACGCCGCCTGCTGGCCGGGTTGCAGGGCCTGGGCCTGAGCATCACGCAGGCGCAGCGGGCCGTGAAACACTTCGGCGAGGCCGCCCTGGAACGCCTGACCGCCGACCTCTTCACCCTGACCGAGGTCGAGGGGATCGGGTTCCTGACCGCCGACAAGCTGTGGCAGGCGCAGGGCGGCGCGCTGGACGACCCTCGCCGCCTGACCGCCGCGGCCGTGTACGCCCTGCAACAGGCGGCGCAGCAGGGCGGGCACTCGTACCTGCCGCGCGCCCGCGCGGAGAAGGGCGTGGTGCACTACACCCGCGTGACGCCCGCGCAGGCCCGGCTGGCCGTCGAGACGGCCGTGGAACTGGGTCGCCTGAGCGACGACACGCCCCCGCTGCTGGACACCGAGGACGCGCTGCACGACCCCAGCCGCATCTACCTGCCGCCCACCCTGCGCGCCGAGAAGAAACTCGCCAGCCTGATCCGCACGCTGATCGCCACGCCCCCCGCCGGGGACGAGTGGACCGTGCCGAAGGGCGCGGCGAAGGGCCTGTCCGCTGAGCAGGCGGGCGTGCTGGACCTGCTCGCCGAGCACCGGCTGGTGGTCCTGACCGGCGGGCCCGGCACCGGCAAGAGCACCACCACCCGCGCCGTCGCGGACCTCGCCGAGCAGCTGGGGCTGGAGGTCGGCCTGTGCGCCCCGACCGGCAAGGCCGCGCGCCGCCTGGGCGAGGTGACGGGCCGCGCGGCGAGCACCATTCACCGCCTGCTGGGGTACGGCCCGGCGGGCTTCCGGCACAACCACCTCGAACCCGCCCCGTACGACCTGCTGATCGTGGATGAGGTCAGCATGTGCGGCGACGGCCTGATGCTCTCGCTGCTCGCGGCGGTCGCGCCGGGCGCGCGGGTGTTGCTGGTCGGTGACACCGATCAGTTGCCCCCGGTGGACGCCGGGCTGCCCCTGCATGCCCTGACCCAGACGGCCCCCACTGTCCGCCTGACGCAGGTGTACCGGCAGGCGGCCGAGAACCCCATCATCCGTGCCGCGCACGGCCTGCTGCACGGGCAGGCCCCCGCCTGGGGCGACCCCCGATTGAACCTCACGGAGACCGAACCGGACGTCGGCGCCCGGCGCGTGGCGCTGCTCGTGCGCGACATGGGCGGCCCCACGCAGGTGCAGGTCCTGACCCCCATGCGCAAGGGCCCGCTGGGCGTGGAGCTGCTCAACCACCACCTCCAGAGCCTCTTCAACCCCGGTGAGGGCGGCGTGCGTATCGGGGACTCGCACGCGCGGCCCGGTGACATCGTCGTGCAGACCAAAAACGACTACACCAACGAGGTCTTCAACGGTACGGTCGGCACCGTCCTGAAGGCCGACGGCTCGCGCCTGACCGTGGACTTCGACGGGAATATCGTCGAACTGGCCGGGGCGGAACTGTTCAACCTGCAACTCGGGTACGCGCTGACCGTCCACCGCGCGCAGGGCAGCGAGTGGGGCACCGTGCTCGGCGTGCTGCACGAGGCGCACATGCCGATGCTCAGCCGCAACCTCGTGTACACCGCCCTGACCCGCGCGCGCGACCGCTTCTACGCCGTGGGGTCCGCGACCTCGTGGCAGCGCGCCGCGACCCGGCAGCGCGAAGAACGCTGCACGGCGCTGCTCGAACGTATCCGCGGGCGCTGA
- a CDS encoding DUF4900 domain-containing protein, with product MRSSERTQGATLIVSLLLVMLLLAVIMSVTAQVTLSARRSSSDQESVLRAQLAAESGTALIQARARVMSTLLRSAQFSPADTPLVLSDLAAICGLSSMPAVAVGSDVCDLSALSGGLNEAGDARVRLLVRAVAPAAFAAAGLDGSTDAKRAAYWREMFSGAAGTSLNGTPSGATYAATYGLRPTRLTRSGVSEYRLFFSMPDAQITGAAGTTTRQVRLRAEQPGLNLVIQRPSLAPNALFTNHHFASPEAEAAGSRITFTSRTMFSGPVHTNGQFRFIGKPWFGGAVTSAGCPAGQIQTTATGDVCAVAAQPGAHFDTTFTASSAMTPSPDAPTYCYAGNPDCAGNPDVAPSFPQGVTWNAPFMQLPVNGNDQAAAAQTGGVLIPGNVTNLQLYRAAVTGQDSQRITYTTEAGVTVNLAVGTNRKLRIQDGSGTWVPAVRAADGSIAPGSPASDFNGVVYVNGAVASLNAGPDPVGAAVAPFSGLTLAATGNINITSDLTYADPPCTGQHTRNADGSVTPATCANLNATNILGIYSSTGNVNLISPKVDATSRLGNNPNIHAVMMAGTGAVQVSGYGTGAPMGNVNLIGGIIENYYGAFGTTSGNVQQTGYGRNFVFDPRTLAGVEPPFFPTSRTWTMALVTTPTGTTQPTEPIDLRGDTVSEAP from the coding sequence ATGCGGTCCTCCGAACGAACGCAGGGCGCCACCCTGATCGTCTCCCTGCTGCTGGTCATGCTGCTCCTCGCGGTGATCATGAGCGTCACCGCGCAGGTCACCCTCTCGGCCCGGCGCTCCAGCAGCGACCAGGAAAGCGTGCTGCGCGCCCAGCTGGCCGCCGAATCCGGTACCGCCCTCATCCAGGCGCGCGCGCGCGTCATGAGCACCCTGCTGCGCAGCGCGCAGTTCAGTCCCGCCGACACCCCCCTCGTGCTGAGCGACCTGGCTGCCATCTGCGGCCTGAGCAGCATGCCCGCCGTGGCGGTCGGCAGTGACGTCTGCGACCTGAGCGCCCTGAGCGGCGGCCTGAACGAGGCCGGTGACGCCCGCGTGCGCCTGCTCGTGCGGGCCGTCGCTCCCGCTGCCTTCGCCGCCGCCGGACTCGACGGCAGCACCGACGCCAAGCGCGCCGCGTACTGGCGCGAGATGTTCAGCGGCGCTGCCGGCACCAGCCTGAACGGCACCCCCAGCGGCGCCACGTACGCCGCCACGTACGGCCTGCGCCCCACCCGCCTGACCCGCAGCGGCGTCAGCGAGTACCGCCTGTTCTTCAGCATGCCCGACGCGCAGATCACCGGCGCGGCCGGCACCACCACCCGGCAGGTCCGCCTGCGCGCCGAGCAGCCCGGCCTGAACCTCGTCATCCAGCGGCCGTCGCTGGCGCCGAACGCCCTGTTCACCAACCACCACTTCGCCTCTCCCGAGGCCGAAGCGGCCGGCAGCCGCATCACCTTCACCAGCCGCACCATGTTCAGCGGCCCCGTGCACACCAACGGCCAGTTCCGCTTCATCGGCAAACCCTGGTTCGGCGGCGCCGTCACGAGCGCCGGCTGCCCCGCCGGGCAGATCCAGACGACCGCCACCGGCGACGTCTGCGCCGTGGCTGCCCAGCCCGGCGCGCACTTCGACACGACCTTCACCGCCAGTTCCGCCATGACCCCCAGCCCCGACGCCCCCACCTACTGCTACGCGGGCAACCCCGACTGCGCCGGCAACCCCGACGTGGCCCCCAGCTTCCCGCAGGGCGTCACGTGGAACGCGCCGTTCATGCAGCTGCCCGTCAACGGCAACGACCAGGCGGCCGCCGCACAGACCGGCGGGGTGCTGATCCCCGGGAACGTCACGAACCTCCAGCTGTACCGCGCGGCCGTCACCGGGCAGGACAGCCAGCGCATCACGTACACCACCGAGGCCGGCGTCACCGTGAACCTCGCCGTGGGCACCAACCGGAAGCTGCGCATCCAGGACGGCAGCGGCACCTGGGTGCCCGCCGTGCGCGCCGCCGACGGCAGCATCGCCCCCGGCAGCCCCGCCTCGGACTTCAACGGGGTGGTGTACGTGAATGGCGCCGTGGCGAGCCTGAACGCCGGACCCGACCCGGTCGGCGCGGCCGTCGCGCCCTTCAGCGGCCTGACCCTGGCCGCCACCGGCAACATCAACATCACCAGCGACCTGACCTACGCCGACCCGCCCTGCACCGGCCAGCACACCCGCAACGCCGACGGGAGCGTCACCCCCGCCACCTGCGCGAACCTGAACGCCACGAACATCCTGGGCATCTACTCCAGCACCGGCAACGTGAACCTGATCAGCCCGAAGGTGGACGCCACGTCCCGGCTGGGCAACAACCCGAACATCCACGCGGTCATGATGGCCGGCACCGGCGCCGTGCAGGTTAGCGGGTACGGCACCGGCGCCCCCATGGGGAACGTGAACCTGATCGGCGGGATCATCGAGAACTACTACGGCGCGTTCGGTACGACCAGCGGCAACGTCCAGCAGACCGGGTACGGCCGGAACTTCGTGTTCGACCCGCGCACCCTGGCCGGCGTGGAACCCCCGTTCTTCCCAACCTCGCGCACGTGGACCATGGCGCTCGTCACGACGCCCACCGGCACCACCCAGCCCACCGAGCCTATCGACCTGCGCGGCGACACCGTCTCGGAGGCCCCATGA
- a CDS encoding GspH/FimT family pseudopilin produces MTRVHTQGFTLLELLLVIAILGIIAGIFGWSLLGNLRATQLRDAATQISADLRAARSATLKSGQSTTVTTTLNASTYTVTRGADTRTRNLPSGVQVSAQTAAAVQYRAPSGVTDGTGTIWTLRHPASGRLMQVRIVGLTGKVILNAN; encoded by the coding sequence ATGACCCGCGTTCACACCCAGGGCTTCACGCTGCTGGAACTGCTGCTGGTGATCGCCATCCTGGGCATCATCGCGGGCATTTTCGGGTGGTCCCTGCTGGGCAACCTGCGCGCCACGCAACTGCGCGACGCCGCCACCCAGATCAGCGCAGACCTGCGCGCCGCCCGCAGCGCCACCCTCAAAAGCGGGCAGAGCACCACCGTCACCACCACCCTGAACGCCAGCACGTACACCGTCACGCGCGGCGCCGACACCCGCACCCGCAACCTGCCCAGCGGCGTGCAGGTCAGCGCCCAGACAGCCGCCGCCGTGCAGTACCGCGCGCCCAGCGGCGTCACCGACGGCACCGGCACCATCTGGACGCTGCGCCACCCGGCCAGCGGGCGACTCATGCAGGTCAGGATCGTCGGCCTGACCGGAAAGGTCATCCTGAATGCGAACTGA
- a CDS encoding type IV pilus modification PilV family protein, which produces MRTEPLTAGLTIVEVLVGVFLLSVIAVVVLSPLTSFFGLTRKSSQQVSATQQAQQVVEAIRGDWLNVGNYDQRCATEPLPAGTTVTLHNLDLSGAEAATVTLNSTCTGHPPDPSPARRISVQVSVNGTASTLNVDVARP; this is translated from the coding sequence ATGCGAACTGAACCCCTCACCGCCGGACTGACCATCGTCGAGGTGCTCGTCGGCGTCTTCCTGCTGAGCGTCATCGCCGTCGTCGTCCTGAGCCCCCTGACCAGCTTCTTCGGCCTGACCCGCAAGAGCAGCCAGCAGGTCAGCGCCACCCAGCAGGCCCAGCAGGTCGTCGAGGCGATCCGCGGCGACTGGCTCAACGTGGGCAACTACGACCAGCGCTGCGCCACCGAGCCGCTGCCCGCAGGCACCACCGTCACCCTCCACAACCTCGACCTCAGCGGCGCCGAGGCCGCGACCGTCACGCTGAACTCCACCTGCACCGGCCACCCGCCCGACCCCAGCCCCGCGCGGCGCATCAGCGTGCAGGTCAGCGTGAACGGCACCGCCAGCACCCTGAACGTGGACGTGGCCCGCCCATGA
- a CDS encoding prepilin-type N-terminal cleavage/methylation domain-containing protein, producing the protein MTPPRPHAAAPTQGFTLTELLIGIALALLVLFAAGSLLVSSSRSASDLQIRNDLLLEQQVAANYLLAGAREAAYVYPNGTAINLPAHYSTTRPGGGSWTVGGSVPILAFIQAPERPVAGCALTTADTRRACYTFRAYYPVRRADWTAAAPPEANPGADPGNDDRWVLAEFTQVLNAVTPPTVTGAQNLAAGGLNGAATLLLDYVQPAVPGLPALLDAVTPVPQAPGTVRVTMNLSLNRAVRGRDTTLPARPAATPATWVQRVTVAPRNVGTLAP; encoded by the coding sequence ATGACCCCTCCCCGTCCCCACGCCGCCGCGCCCACGCAGGGCTTCACGCTGACCGAACTGCTCATCGGCATCGCGCTGGCGCTGCTCGTGCTGTTCGCGGCGGGCAGCCTGCTCGTCAGCAGCAGCCGCAGCGCCAGCGACCTGCAGATCCGCAACGACCTGCTGCTCGAACAGCAGGTCGCCGCGAACTACCTGCTCGCGGGCGCCCGCGAGGCCGCGTACGTGTACCCGAACGGCACGGCCATCAACCTGCCCGCGCACTACTCCACCACCCGCCCGGGCGGCGGCAGCTGGACGGTCGGCGGCAGCGTGCCCATCCTGGCGTTCATCCAGGCGCCCGAACGGCCCGTGGCAGGCTGCGCCCTGACCACCGCCGACACCCGCCGCGCCTGCTACACCTTCCGCGCGTACTACCCCGTCCGCCGGGCCGACTGGACGGCCGCCGCGCCCCCCGAAGCGAACCCCGGCGCCGACCCCGGCAACGACGACCGCTGGGTCCTGGCCGAATTCACGCAGGTCCTGAACGCCGTCACGCCCCCCACCGTCACGGGCGCGCAGAACCTCGCGGCGGGCGGACTGAACGGCGCGGCCACCCTGCTGCTCGACTACGTGCAGCCGGCCGTGCCCGGCCTGCCCGCGCTGCTGGACGCGGTTACGCCGGTCCCGCAGGCGCCCGGCACGGTGCGCGTCACCATGAACCTGAGCCTGAACCGCGCCGTGCGCGGCCGCGACACCACCCTGCCCGCCCGGCCCGCCGCGACGCCCGCCACCTGGGTGCAGCGCGTGACCGTCGCGCCCCGCAACGTGGGCACCCTGGCGCCCTGA
- a CDS encoding CTP synthase codes for MKYIFVTGGVVSSLGKGVASASLGALLRARGYKVTAVKIDPYINIDAGTMRPYEHGECFVTASGAETDLDIGNYERFLDLDIPAGSNITTGQVYQEVIRKERAGDYLSQTVQVIPHVTDEIKRRVRAAGERAGAEIVLIEVGGTVGDIESLPFLEAIRQFKFDEGDENVLYLHLTLVPYLGTSNEFKTKPTQHSVAELRSVGISPDIVMVRSKEKLPPEITRKIAAFTSVRENRVFSSFDVSHVYEVPLALEEQGLGKTVEDILGLERIHPNLGVWQNAVRTIKQPAREVTIAIAGKYTAMPDAYLSLMESLTHAGIANDARVNIQWVNAEDLADPSVTDADVRARLEGADGILVPGGFGIRGIEGKIRAAQYARESGTPYLGICLGMQIAVIEYARHKAGLDGANSAEFDEYAPHKVIDLMPEQLEVAGMGGTMRLGDWPMDLQAGTKIAELYGVPQGGTVRERHRHRFEVNPAYTQQLKDAGLVISGVTPGVEGRGAGLVETIEIPGHPYFVALQAHPEFKSRPMRPSPPFAGLIKAALDAQQA; via the coding sequence ATGAAATACATCTTCGTTACAGGCGGCGTCGTCAGCAGCCTCGGTAAAGGCGTGGCCAGCGCGTCCCTCGGGGCACTCCTACGCGCGCGCGGTTACAAGGTCACGGCCGTCAAGATCGACCCGTACATCAACATCGACGCGGGCACCATGCGCCCCTACGAGCACGGCGAGTGCTTCGTCACCGCGTCCGGCGCAGAGACCGACCTCGACATCGGCAACTATGAGCGTTTCCTGGATCTCGACATCCCGGCGGGCAGCAACATCACGACCGGGCAGGTGTACCAGGAAGTCATCCGCAAGGAACGCGCCGGGGATTACCTCTCGCAGACTGTGCAGGTCATCCCGCACGTCACCGACGAGATCAAACGCCGCGTGCGCGCCGCCGGGGAACGCGCCGGCGCCGAGATCGTCCTGATCGAGGTGGGCGGCACCGTCGGCGACATCGAGAGCCTGCCGTTCCTGGAAGCGATCCGGCAGTTCAAGTTCGACGAGGGCGACGAGAACGTCCTGTACCTGCACCTCACGCTCGTGCCGTACCTGGGCACCAGCAACGAGTTCAAGACCAAACCCACCCAGCACTCGGTCGCGGAACTGCGCAGCGTGGGCATCAGCCCCGACATCGTCATGGTGCGCAGCAAGGAGAAACTCCCGCCCGAGATCACCCGCAAGATCGCCGCGTTCACCAGCGTGCGCGAGAACCGCGTCTTTTCCAGCTTCGACGTCTCCCACGTGTACGAGGTGCCCCTCGCGCTGGAGGAACAGGGCCTGGGCAAGACCGTCGAGGACATCCTGGGCCTCGAGCGCATCCACCCGAACCTCGGCGTGTGGCAGAACGCCGTCAGGACCATCAAGCAGCCCGCGCGTGAAGTCACGATCGCCATCGCCGGGAAGTACACCGCGATGCCCGACGCGTACCTGAGCCTCATGGAGTCCCTCACGCACGCCGGGATCGCCAACGACGCCCGCGTGAACATCCAGTGGGTGAACGCCGAGGACCTCGCCGACCCCAGCGTCACCGACGCCGACGTCCGCGCCCGCCTGGAAGGCGCCGACGGCATCCTCGTGCCCGGCGGCTTCGGCATCCGCGGCATCGAGGGCAAGATCCGCGCCGCGCAGTACGCCCGCGAGAGCGGCACCCCCTACCTGGGCATCTGCCTGGGCATGCAGATCGCCGTGATCGAATACGCCCGCCACAAGGCAGGCCTGGACGGCGCGAACAGCGCCGAGTTCGACGAGTACGCCCCGCACAAGGTCATCGACCTGATGCCCGAACAGCTCGAAGTCGCCGGGATGGGCGGCACCATGCGCCTGGGCGACTGGCCCATGGACCTCCAGGCCGGCACGAAGATCGCCGAACTGTACGGCGTTCCGCAGGGCGGCACCGTCCGCGAACGCCACCGCCACCGCTTCGAGGTGAACCCCGCCTACACCCAGCAGCTCAAGGACGCCGGACTCGTCATCAGCGGCGTCACCCCCGGCGTCGAGGGACGCGGCGCGGGCCTCGTGGAAACCATCGAGATCCCCGGCCACCCGTACTTCGTGGCCCTCCAGGCCCACCCGGAATTCAAGAGCCGCCCCATGCGCCCCAGCCCCCCCTTCGCCGGACTGATCAAGGCCGCGCTGGACGCCCAGCAGGCCTGA
- the coaE gene encoding dephospho-CoA kinase (Dephospho-CoA kinase (CoaE) performs the final step in coenzyme A biosynthesis.), giving the protein MTTTQRIGLTGSIGAGKSTVAQLLRARGLTVLDADEQARLVTQDPEVLTLLADRFPGVVVGGTLDRAALAARVFGNPAALADLNAITHPRVRARMAALEAQAARQGARAVVQDVPLLFEGGLDAQMDAVIVVDAPLHLRVGRVMARSGLTEAEVLARDARQLPAAQKRKRATVVIDNDRDLPHLEAQVDRALRQLGLVMVDG; this is encoded by the coding sequence ATGACCACCACGCAGCGCATCGGCCTGACCGGGTCCATCGGAGCGGGCAAGAGTACGGTTGCGCAGCTGCTGCGCGCGCGCGGCCTGACCGTGCTGGACGCCGACGAGCAGGCCCGGCTGGTCACGCAGGACCCCGAGGTGCTCACTCTGCTGGCCGACCGTTTCCCCGGCGTGGTCGTGGGCGGCACCCTGGACCGCGCCGCACTGGCCGCGCGGGTGTTCGGCAACCCCGCCGCCCTGGCAGACCTGAACGCCATCACGCACCCGCGCGTCCGCGCGCGCATGGCGGCGCTGGAAGCGCAGGCCGCCCGGCAGGGCGCGCGGGCCGTCGTTCAGGACGTCCCGCTGCTCTTCGAGGGTGGCCTGGACGCCCAGATGGACGCCGTGATCGTCGTAGATGCCCCCCTGCACCTGCGCGTGGGGCGGGTCATGGCCCGCAGCGGCCTGACCGAGGCCGAGGTGCTGGCCCGCGACGCCCGCCAGCTCCCCGCCGCGCAGAAACGCAAGCGCGCCACCGTCGTCATCGACAACGACCGCGACCTCCCCCACCTCGAGGCGCAGGTGGACAGGGCGCTGCGCCAGCTGGGACTGGTGATGGTTGATGGTTGA
- a CDS encoding tetratricopeptide repeat protein yields the protein MNRRTMTGGLLSLMLLLAPASAQTAPATPATPSAAPAARPIPAANYVAVGGYYYEQGKYDQAYVAYRAAAELEPSNPAALLGLGRAQVKLRLYSAGITTLQKLVTLDPRNFDAQIALSQAFVQQYIGAGDRTLVAANLGAALKVLQDAEGVAQAATQSGDLLLSRVWNERGYVYKLQGDAARAIDAFKRAIALNGENAILLYNLGDMYYATGNVPLALDNLQQAVILDPRDPFNRAYYAKLLALSGNVAAAKPEAAQAARLAPKNAYAVGQYGVVSYLARDAVTARAQLTQAVTLDPLRYPEFYYYLGRLSLDAGDLKVAREQFTRASALGSQNAEYAYYLGLSYERGAGAVAPDRLKARENYERALKLIPGYKDAQDALNRVR from the coding sequence GTGAATCGACGCACCATGACCGGCGGACTGCTGAGCCTCATGCTGCTGCTGGCGCCCGCCAGCGCGCAGACGGCCCCCGCCACGCCCGCCACCCCCAGCGCCGCCCCGGCCGCGCGCCCGATCCCCGCCGCGAACTACGTCGCGGTCGGCGGGTACTACTACGAGCAGGGCAAGTACGATCAGGCGTACGTCGCGTACCGCGCCGCCGCTGAACTCGAACCCAGCAACCCGGCCGCGCTGCTCGGCCTGGGGCGCGCGCAGGTGAAACTGCGGCTGTACAGCGCCGGGATCACCACGCTGCAGAAACTCGTGACGCTCGACCCGCGGAACTTCGACGCGCAGATCGCGCTGTCGCAGGCGTTCGTGCAGCAGTACATCGGCGCGGGGGACCGCACGCTGGTCGCCGCGAACCTCGGCGCCGCCCTGAAAGTCCTCCAGGACGCCGAGGGCGTCGCGCAGGCCGCCACGCAGAGCGGGGACCTGCTGCTCAGCCGCGTCTGGAACGAACGCGGTTACGTGTACAAACTCCAGGGTGACGCGGCGCGGGCCATCGACGCGTTCAAGCGGGCCATCGCCCTGAACGGCGAGAACGCCATCCTGCTGTACAACCTGGGCGACATGTACTACGCCACCGGGAACGTCCCGCTGGCGCTGGACAACCTGCAGCAGGCCGTGATCCTCGACCCGCGCGATCCGTTCAACCGCGCGTACTACGCCAAGCTGCTGGCCCTGAGCGGTAACGTCGCCGCCGCCAAACCCGAGGCCGCGCAGGCCGCCCGACTGGCCCCGAAGAACGCCTATGCCGTCGGGCAGTACGGCGTCGTGAGTTACCTCGCGCGGGACGCCGTGACGGCCCGCGCGCAGCTGACGCAGGCGGTCACGCTCGACCCGCTGCGCTACCCGGAGTTCTACTACTACCTGGGTCGCCTGTCACTGGACGCCGGGGACCTGAAGGTCGCCCGCGAGCAGTTCACCCGCGCGAGCGCCCTGGGCAGCCAGAACGCCGAGTACGCCTACTACCTGGGCCTCAGCTACGAGCGCGGGGCGGGCGCCGTCGCCCCGGACCGCCTGAAGGCCCGAGAGAACTACGAACGCGCCCTGAAGCTCATCCCCGGGTACAAGGACGCGCAGGACGCCCTGAACCGCGTGCGCTGA
- a CDS encoding CAP domain-containing protein, giving the protein MRQFLLTSLLPLTALLASCGGPSTPSAVGSAGSTGGQSSGPHDTGNQTMSSEEAQILSALNAARGVARTCGGVRFEAAAPVTWNGYLAAAARAHAADMATRRFFDHVNPDGATPARRVEKAGYTAWTEVAENIAAGYTVANVMQGWIDSASHCKTLMDPTLREVGIGYTYQPGTPYGTYWVQDFGTR; this is encoded by the coding sequence ATGCGCCAGTTCCTCCTGACCAGCCTGCTTCCCCTGACCGCCCTTCTCGCCTCTTGCGGCGGCCCCAGCACCCCCAGCGCCGTCGGCAGCGCCGGCAGTACCGGCGGTCAGAGCAGCGGCCCCCACGACACCGGGAATCAGACCATGAGCAGCGAAGAGGCGCAGATCCTCAGTGCGCTGAATGCCGCGCGTGGCGTGGCCCGCACCTGCGGCGGCGTGCGGTTTGAAGCGGCGGCGCCCGTCACCTGGAACGGCTACCTGGCTGCCGCGGCCCGCGCCCACGCGGCCGATATGGCCACCCGGCGGTTCTTCGACCACGTGAACCCGGACGGGGCCACGCCCGCGCGCCGCGTCGAGAAGGCTGGCTACACCGCCTGGACCGAGGTCGCCGAGAACATCGCCGCCGGGTACACTGTCGCGAACGTCATGCAGGGCTGGATCGACAGTGCCAGCCACTGCAAGACCCTGATGGACCCGACCCTGCGTGAAGTCGGTATCGGGTACACGTACCAGCCTGGCACGCCCTACGGAACGTACTGGGTGCAGGATTTCGGCACGCGCTGA
- a CDS encoding DUF937 domain-containing protein: MMDIFNMLGGMGQAEQRIGQQAGTSPQQTQVAMQAALPLLLGALTRNAAQPGGLDTLSGALNRHDGSALDAFAGGQVPDTHDGQKILGHVFGGQQAQAAQAVGKRAGIDPQLAMQILSMLAPLVLAYLGRQRQGGGMSTNSGQTTGQGGGPDLGSILGGLVGGGGLGSVLGGILGGGQQRAPVQQPHPGSVLGGGTVLPGYPTAGAAQTSAPGGGDLFGTLNRALDGDRDGNALDDLIGMFGGRR, from the coding sequence ATGATGGACATCTTCAACATGCTGGGCGGAATGGGGCAGGCAGAGCAGCGCATCGGGCAGCAGGCGGGCACCAGCCCGCAGCAGACGCAGGTGGCCATGCAGGCGGCGTTGCCGCTGCTGCTGGGCGCCCTGACCCGCAACGCCGCGCAGCCCGGCGGCCTGGACACCCTGAGCGGCGCCCTGAACCGCCACGACGGGTCGGCGCTGGACGCCTTCGCCGGCGGGCAGGTGCCTGACACCCACGACGGTCAGAAGATCCTGGGGCACGTGTTTGGCGGCCAGCAGGCCCAGGCGGCGCAGGCCGTCGGCAAACGCGCCGGCATCGACCCGCAGCTCGCCATGCAGATTCTGAGCATGCTGGCCCCGCTGGTCCTGGCGTACCTGGGCCGTCAGCGGCAGGGGGGCGGGATGAGTACGAACAGCGGGCAGACCACCGGTCAGGGGGGCGGCCCGGACCTGGGCAGCATCCTGGGCGGCCTGGTGGGGGGCGGCGGATTGGGCAGCGTGCTCGGCGGCATCCTGGGCGGCGGGCAGCAGCGCGCGCCGGTGCAGCAGCCGCACCCGGGCAGCGTGCTGGGAGGCGGCACTGTGCTGCCCGGCTACCCCACCGCGGGGGCCGCGCAGACCAGCGCGCCGGGCGGCGGTGACCTGTTCGGCACGTTGAACCGCGCGCTGGACGGCGACAGAGACGGCAACGCCCTGGACGATCTGATCGGCATGTTCGGCGGTCGCCGCTGA